The following proteins are encoded in a genomic region of Acidimicrobiales bacterium:
- a CDS encoding dihydroorotase — translation MSRRNPPAVVIRGGTIVDATGTRPADVLIMEGRISTVGSKVSSVPAGTVVLDASGCIVAPGLVDLHSHLREPGREEAETVETGARAAALGGYTAVVAMPNTEPAIDSAAVVAQVLELGYEACCEVLVAGAITVGRKGTQLAPMAEMAGMGVRIFTDDGSGVQDARLMRRAMEYAGALGVTLAQHCEDASLAGGGHMHEGEWSSRLGIAGQPAEAEELMVMRDLALARLTGAKLHFLHLSTAGSLAMVRGAKASGLEVTAEVTPHHFTLTDAAVATYDPVFKVNPPLRTGADVSAVKDAIADGTADAIATDHAPHAQETKELPFDQAPPGMLGLETALGLALTELEVPTEKVLGLMSWQPAAIAGLTAEHGGPIAVGRPANLCVIDPTHKWVVDPKSLASRSRNTPFAGRTLLGKVRHTVLRGEPVVIDFEAQR, via the coding sequence TTGTCGCGGCGTAATCCACCGGCAGTCGTCATCAGAGGCGGAACCATCGTCGACGCTACCGGGACCCGCCCGGCGGACGTTCTCATCATGGAGGGTCGTATCTCGACCGTCGGATCGAAGGTCAGCTCGGTACCGGCCGGGACCGTCGTGCTCGACGCGTCGGGCTGCATCGTGGCGCCAGGCCTTGTCGACCTGCACTCCCATCTGCGAGAGCCCGGCCGGGAGGAGGCGGAGACAGTCGAGACCGGGGCCCGGGCCGCGGCGCTTGGCGGCTACACCGCGGTGGTGGCCATGCCGAACACCGAGCCGGCAATCGACTCGGCTGCTGTTGTCGCGCAGGTGCTGGAGCTCGGATACGAGGCGTGCTGCGAAGTGCTCGTCGCCGGGGCCATCACGGTCGGCCGTAAGGGCACCCAGCTTGCCCCCATGGCGGAGATGGCCGGCATGGGCGTCCGGATCTTCACCGACGATGGCAGCGGTGTGCAGGACGCCCGTCTCATGCGCCGGGCGATGGAGTACGCCGGCGCCCTCGGCGTGACCCTCGCGCAGCACTGCGAGGACGCGTCGCTCGCCGGAGGCGGTCACATGCACGAGGGTGAGTGGTCGAGCCGTCTCGGCATCGCCGGCCAGCCGGCAGAGGCCGAGGAGCTGATGGTCATGAGGGACCTGGCCCTCGCGAGGCTCACCGGCGCCAAGCTGCACTTCCTTCACCTCTCGACCGCCGGGTCGCTCGCCATGGTCCGCGGTGCGAAGGCATCCGGGCTCGAGGTGACGGCCGAGGTAACGCCGCACCACTTCACCCTGACCGACGCAGCTGTCGCGACCTACGACCCGGTGTTCAAGGTCAACCCGCCGCTGCGGACGGGTGCAGATGTCTCGGCCGTGAAGGACGCCATAGCTGACGGGACTGCCGACGCGATTGCTACCGACCACGCTCCTCACGCCCAGGAGACGAAGGAGCTTCCCTTCGATCAGGCGCCTCCGGGAATGCTCGGTCTGGAGACGGCGCTTGGGCTCGCCCTAACCGAGTTGGAGGTCCCGACGGAAAAAGTGCTCGGGTTGATGTCCTGGCAGCCCGCGGCCATCGCCGGACTAACGGCTGAACACGGAGGACCGATCGCGGTCGGTAGGCCGGCCAACCTGTGCGTGATCGATCCAACCCACAAGTGGGTGGTGGATCCGAAGTCTTTGGCAAGCCGGTCCCGCAACACACCGTTCGCCGGCCGGACCCTCCTCGGGAAGGTTCGCCACACCGTCTTACGCGGCGAACCAGTCGTCATCGACTTCGAGGCTCAGCGTTGA